In Limnobaculum parvum, one DNA window encodes the following:
- a CDS encoding PfkB family carbohydrate kinase — MHAAELKSRLPSLTNQRPICVIGAAVIDVIADAYSLPHRGSDIELHQQGVNVGGCALNIAITLHRLGLTSLNALPMGQGIWADIIRKTLGEKGIVSALETDKGDNGWCLALVEPDGERTFLSVSGVENQWDRQTLNSLKLQPDTLIYLSGYQLASATGEVLIDWLESLETGMALFIDFGPRIEDISEQQLARLMALKPMVSLNRQEAELMDARIAGHTSVLSADTLAEDWYSRYGCPLIIRVDKEGACYHDGKQKGWAKPFPAQVVDTIGAGDSHAGGVLAALSSGWSLADAVTLGNAVASYVVSHRGGDCAPSVSELSEYLDRHI; from the coding sequence ATGCACGCCGCTGAACTTAAAAGCCGACTTCCATCGTTAACCAATCAACGCCCCATCTGCGTCATTGGTGCTGCGGTGATCGATGTGATTGCCGATGCCTACTCACTGCCCCATCGGGGCAGTGATATTGAACTGCATCAGCAAGGTGTCAATGTGGGTGGCTGTGCGCTGAACATCGCCATCACCCTGCATCGATTAGGGCTCACCTCCCTTAATGCCTTGCCGATGGGCCAAGGGATCTGGGCCGATATCATCCGTAAAACGCTGGGTGAAAAAGGCATCGTTTCAGCACTCGAAACCGACAAAGGCGATAACGGCTGGTGTCTGGCATTGGTCGAACCCGACGGTGAACGCACCTTCCTGTCCGTGAGTGGCGTAGAAAACCAGTGGGACAGACAAACTCTGAATAGCCTTAAACTACAGCCTGATACATTGATCTATCTCTCAGGCTATCAATTAGCCTCCGCCACCGGCGAAGTGTTAATTGACTGGCTGGAATCATTAGAAACCGGCATGGCGCTTTTCATCGATTTTGGTCCACGTATTGAAGATATATCAGAGCAGCAATTAGCTCGCCTGATGGCCCTCAAGCCAATGGTCTCTCTCAACCGCCAAGAAGCCGAACTGATGGATGCCAGAATAGCCGGTCATACCTCCGTTCTGAGTGCGGATACGTTGGCTGAAGATTGGTACAGCCGTTATGGCTGTCCATTAATCATTCGGGTCGATAAAGAAGGTGCCTGTTACCACGACGGTAAACAAAAAGGCTGGGCCAAACCCTTCCCTGCTCAGGTAGTCGACACCATCGGCGCAGGCGATAGCCACGCCGGCGGAGTCCTCGCCGCCCTCTCCTCTGGTTGGTCACTGGCTGATGCCGTCACACTGGGTAATGCGGTGGCTTCTTACGTCGTCAGCCACCGCGGCGGCGACTGCGCGCCATCGGTCAGTGAGTTATCGGAATATCTAGATCGGCACATTTAA
- a CDS encoding GntR family transcriptional regulator: MNDTHSTLIKQLCERIAESDNTPLYLKFAETVKMAVRTGILPPGNILPGERDLSQLTGVSRITVRKAMEMLDEQGVVIRSRGFGTQINDKFEYSLKEAKGFSQQVALRGKTPNTLWINKSIVNCPDDVAEQLKISAGSQVFMLKRIRYVDEDPVSIEESYVPVALINNADDIGMSLYDYFRSQNIIPQRTKSKVSARMPDVEFQSHIKLDDAVPVLVIKQLAFDHLNRPIEYSINLCRSDMYVFVSEE, from the coding sequence ATGAATGACACACACTCGACGCTGATTAAACAACTCTGTGAGCGTATTGCAGAGTCAGATAATACGCCGCTATACCTGAAGTTTGCTGAAACGGTCAAAATGGCAGTGCGTACTGGCATATTGCCACCGGGAAATATTCTACCGGGGGAACGCGACTTAAGTCAGTTAACCGGGGTGTCTCGAATTACGGTGCGCAAAGCCATGGAGATGCTGGATGAACAAGGGGTCGTTATTCGCTCCCGCGGTTTTGGTACCCAAATCAACGATAAGTTTGAATATTCATTGAAAGAAGCCAAGGGTTTCTCTCAGCAGGTGGCGTTGCGGGGAAAAACGCCAAATACCCTGTGGATTAATAAAAGCATCGTGAACTGTCCTGATGACGTCGCCGAGCAGTTAAAAATTTCGGCTGGCAGTCAGGTCTTTATGCTAAAGCGGATTCGTTACGTGGATGAAGACCCGGTTTCTATCGAAGAGTCCTATGTTCCGGTGGCGTTGATTAACAATGCCGATGATATTGGTATGTCGCTGTATGACTACTTCCGCAGCCAGAACATAATTCCTCAGCGAACTAAAAGCAAAGTTAGCGCCCGTATGCCGGATGTTGAGTTTCAGTCACATATTAAACTGGATGATGCCGTACCGGTGTTGGTGATTAAGCAACTGGCGTTTGACCATTTGAACCGACCGATTGAGTATAGTATTAATTTGTGTCGTAGTGATATGTATGTTTTTGTTTCTGAAGAATAG
- a CDS encoding SDR family NAD(P)-dependent oxidoreductase, translating into MAKNQSATEREFMNISSATLTKYLLFPYRQPDKSALNRYLKNKTILITGASYGIGEAVVEMLADSPVKLILVARTAEMLQQIQQRLTSHSADCHIFPCDLTNEQQCTELLHQLQQHGNIDIFINNAGKSICRPLMDSLDRLHDFQRTIRLNYLAPVQICLSLIPQLQKSQGQIINVSALNVLLAPTPYWAAYQASKTAFDQWLRCAEPELRLAKITVSSIYFPLVKTRMIAPVYADKPVPALSTEQAAEIICRALLTRKPCIRPWWALFAQVASVIFHRLWAGCCRYYLKRKSDE; encoded by the coding sequence ATGGCTAAAAACCAATCAGCAACCGAGCGTGAATTTATGAATATATCTTCTGCCACATTAACCAAATACCTACTCTTCCCCTACCGCCAACCGGATAAATCCGCGTTAAACCGCTACCTGAAAAATAAAACGATTCTAATTACCGGTGCCAGCTACGGCATAGGCGAGGCGGTAGTGGAGATGTTGGCGGACAGTCCGGTTAAATTGATTCTGGTTGCCCGCACCGCAGAAATGCTACAACAGATTCAACAACGTCTCACATCACACTCCGCTGACTGCCATATTTTTCCCTGCGACTTAACCAATGAACAGCAGTGTACCGAACTACTCCATCAGCTACAGCAACATGGCAATATCGATATTTTTATAAACAACGCGGGAAAATCTATCTGCCGTCCGCTGATGGATTCATTGGATCGACTGCATGATTTTCAACGTACCATCCGTTTGAACTACCTTGCTCCGGTTCAGATCTGCCTTAGTTTGATACCGCAGCTACAAAAATCTCAAGGGCAGATTATTAATGTATCAGCCCTGAATGTGCTGCTGGCACCAACGCCTTACTGGGCAGCGTATCAGGCATCAAAAACCGCGTTTGACCAATGGCTGCGCTGTGCTGAACCGGAATTAAGACTGGCGAAAATAACCGTCTCTTCTATCTACTTTCCACTGGTCAAAACCCGCATGATAGCCCCAGTATATGCGGATAAACCAGTTCCAGCCTTATCGACTGAACAGGCGGCAGAAATCATCTGTCGCGCATTGCTCACTCGCAAACCGTGCATCCGCCCTTGGTGGGCACTGTTCGCTCAGGTGGCTTCGGTTATTTTTCATCGGCTATGGGCAGGCTGTTGTCGTTATTATTTAAAACGAAAATCAGATGAATAA
- a CDS encoding AMP-binding protein — translation MNKFQLLRNTGLLSFRGVSALVASIRANGISLMALLGYSARRYPERKAVQDENQSLNYQQLYQQSRAVAGSLMTQHQIASGQQVAIICRNHTSLLKALFASSASGADICLINSEISPQQLASFIHQHQFHLIIHDPELHLLIQQAGYDGQCLPVVHDTEPSIESYSQMPVRPVAKITYGPGNIVVLTGGTGGEFKQAARKPSLFAFINPLMALLDKLKLDQYRSLYIATPIYHGFGLATLCIATLLGSAIYLTRRFEAQDAAELIKQQQIEVVTLVPLMLSRMLHGYPTRLKSLHCIISGGAPLPPTLVSETQTLLGKRLFNLYGTSEAGICTIATPNDLAYAADTIGLPIDGLTICLCDTATSQLITRDNTVGLLQVQCRWAAQQTDDLVATGDLAFRDANGYYFLNGRRDDMIVSGGENIYPIELEKALAEHPAVRECVAIGVEDKEFGQRLKAFVVTEPHEDIDAPRLMQWLKPRVARYQMPVSIELIEEIPLTAVGKPDTKKLTHLSR, via the coding sequence ATGAATAAGTTTCAGTTATTACGCAATACCGGTTTATTGTCGTTTAGAGGCGTATCTGCCTTGGTCGCTTCCATTAGGGCGAACGGTATTAGTTTGATGGCACTACTAGGCTATAGTGCCCGACGCTATCCTGAACGCAAGGCAGTTCAGGATGAAAATCAGTCGTTAAACTATCAACAGCTATATCAGCAATCCCGGGCAGTCGCTGGTTCCCTTATGACTCAACATCAGATTGCCTCGGGCCAGCAAGTGGCAATTATCTGTCGTAACCATACATCGCTGCTTAAAGCATTATTCGCCAGCTCCGCTAGCGGAGCGGATATTTGTTTGATCAACAGTGAAATTAGCCCCCAGCAATTAGCTTCGTTTATTCACCAGCATCAGTTTCACTTAATTATTCATGATCCTGAACTACATCTTCTGATTCAACAGGCAGGTTATGATGGTCAATGTCTACCCGTCGTTCATGATACCGAGCCATCCATCGAGTCATATAGCCAAATGCCCGTCAGACCCGTAGCTAAAATCACCTATGGTCCGGGAAACATTGTGGTGCTGACCGGCGGCACCGGTGGTGAATTTAAACAGGCGGCACGTAAGCCCTCTCTGTTTGCCTTTATTAATCCACTAATGGCCCTATTGGATAAATTGAAGCTGGATCAATACCGTTCTTTATATATTGCCACGCCGATCTATCATGGGTTTGGTCTAGCAACGTTATGTATCGCTACCCTACTGGGTTCGGCTATCTATTTGACGCGCCGTTTTGAAGCACAAGACGCGGCTGAACTGATAAAACAGCAGCAAATAGAGGTCGTCACCTTGGTTCCCCTGATGCTGAGCCGGATGCTGCATGGTTATCCAACACGGTTAAAATCACTGCACTGTATTATTTCTGGGGGAGCGCCCCTTCCACCAACGCTGGTTAGCGAAACGCAAACCCTGCTGGGTAAACGACTATTCAACCTGTACGGCACTTCAGAAGCAGGGATCTGTACCATCGCGACGCCAAACGATCTGGCCTATGCGGCAGATACCATTGGATTACCCATTGATGGTTTAACCATCTGCCTGTGCGATACCGCCACGAGCCAGTTGATTACCCGTGATAACACCGTTGGTTTGTTGCAGGTTCAATGCCGATGGGCGGCCCAACAAACCGACGACTTGGTAGCGACCGGTGACCTCGCTTTTCGTGACGCCAACGGCTACTACTTTCTCAACGGCCGCCGCGATGACATGATTGTTTCCGGTGGCGAAAATATCTACCCCATTGAGCTGGAAAAGGCGCTGGCTGAACATCCGGCAGTCAGGGAGTGCGTGGCAATTGGCGTTGAGGATAAAGAATTTGGTCAGCGGTTAAAGGCATTTGTCGTTACCGAACCCCATGAGGATATTGATGCCCCACGGTTAATGCAATGGCTAAAACCGCGCGTTGCCCGCTACCAGATGCCTGTCAGTATCGAGCTTATCGAGGAAATCCCGCTGACGGCAGTGGGCAAACCCGATACCAAAAAGTTAACTCACTTATCACGTTAA
- the acnA gene encoding aconitate hydratase AcnA, with amino-acid sequence MSSDLRQQCLDTLTVGQQKYHYYSLLKAAAQLGNIERLPKSLKVLLENLLRFIDGDTVQEADLAELVKWLESGHTDREIAYRPARVLMQDFTGVPAIVDLAAMREAVQRLGGDASKVNPLSPADLVIDHSVTVDDYANSHAFTTNVMLEMQRNHERYAFLRWGQKAFSRFRVVPPGTGICHQVNLEYLGQTVWQEQQDDKLMVYPDTLVGTDSHTTMINGLGILGWGVGGIEAEAAMLGQPVSMLIPDVVGFKMIGQLREGITATDLVLTVTQMLRQHGVVGKFVEFYGDGLARLTLADRATIGNMSPEFGATCGFFPVDEETLRYMRLSSRSEQQIALVEAYCKAQGLWRYPGDEPVFTSTLSLDLSTVEASLAGPKRPQDRVTLSGVKQAFEAYTQLDTSARTPRIEQMPVTLKESAFALKQGAVAIAAITSCTNTSNPGVMLAAGLLAKKAVEKGLQRQPWVKSSLAPGSKVVTDYLNAAGLTPYLETLGFNLVGYGCTTCIGNSGPLLAPIEEAIKQGDLTVGAVLSGNRNFEGRIHPLVKTNWLASPPLVVAYALAGNMNVDLSRDPLGYDKQGYPVYLKDIWPSSHEIAQAVEGVTAAMFRKEYAEVFNGDEEWQSIKIEASQTYHWQEDSTYIRHPPFFTTMQATPEAVQDIHHARILALLGDSVTTDHISPAGNIKANSPAGIYLNNHGIEAKDFNSYGSRRGNHEVMMRGTFANIRIRNEMVPGVEGGFTRYVPTKEILPIYDAAMRYQQDNVPLAVIVGKEYGSGSSRDWAAKGPMLLGVRVVIAESFERIHRSNLIGMGILPLEFAPGITRKSLGLTGDETITVTQLAALQPGQTVTIIITHADGHHHIINTRCRIDTGNELTYYQNGGILHYVIRKML; translated from the coding sequence ATGTCATCTGATCTACGTCAACAATGCCTTGATACCCTAACGGTCGGCCAACAGAAATATCATTATTACAGCCTGTTGAAAGCCGCAGCTCAATTAGGCAATATTGAACGCCTGCCTAAATCGCTTAAAGTTTTATTAGAGAATCTACTGCGCTTTATCGATGGCGACACGGTACAGGAAGCAGACTTAGCTGAGCTGGTTAAGTGGTTGGAAAGCGGCCATACCGATCGCGAAATCGCCTACCGCCCGGCGCGGGTATTAATGCAAGATTTTACCGGCGTTCCGGCCATCGTCGATTTGGCTGCCATGCGCGAAGCCGTTCAGCGCCTTGGCGGTGATGCCAGTAAAGTCAACCCGCTCTCACCTGCCGATTTGGTCATTGACCACTCGGTCACGGTGGATGATTACGCCAATTCGCACGCCTTTACTACTAACGTCATGCTCGAAATGCAACGAAATCACGAACGCTATGCCTTCTTGCGTTGGGGGCAAAAAGCCTTCAGTCGATTCCGTGTAGTGCCTCCGGGCACCGGTATTTGCCATCAGGTCAACTTAGAATATCTGGGACAAACGGTCTGGCAGGAGCAGCAGGATGACAAACTGATGGTCTATCCAGATACGTTGGTAGGTACTGACTCCCATACCACCATGATTAACGGATTGGGTATTCTGGGCTGGGGCGTTGGCGGCATTGAAGCAGAAGCCGCCATGTTAGGCCAGCCGGTTTCGATGCTGATCCCTGATGTGGTTGGTTTCAAAATGATCGGGCAACTTCGGGAAGGCATTACCGCTACCGATCTGGTACTGACCGTAACCCAAATGCTGCGTCAGCACGGTGTTGTGGGGAAATTCGTTGAATTTTATGGCGATGGACTGGCGCGCCTAACGCTGGCGGACCGCGCAACCATCGGTAATATGTCGCCAGAATTTGGCGCCACCTGCGGTTTCTTCCCGGTTGATGAAGAGACATTGCGTTATATGCGTTTGTCTAGTCGCAGCGAACAGCAAATAGCGCTGGTTGAAGCCTACTGTAAAGCACAAGGGCTATGGCGCTATCCTGGTGATGAACCGGTATTTACCAGCACCTTGTCTCTGGACTTGTCGACGGTGGAGGCCAGCCTAGCTGGCCCTAAACGCCCTCAAGACAGAGTCACATTGAGCGGTGTTAAGCAGGCTTTTGAAGCCTACACGCAGTTGGACACCTCCGCACGAACACCGCGTATCGAACAGATGCCCGTCACGCTGAAAGAAAGCGCCTTTGCGCTGAAACAAGGGGCGGTGGCTATCGCCGCCATCACGTCCTGCACCAATACCTCCAACCCTGGCGTTATGCTGGCAGCAGGACTACTGGCTAAAAAAGCCGTCGAGAAAGGCTTACAGCGTCAGCCGTGGGTAAAATCATCTCTGGCTCCCGGCTCTAAAGTCGTTACCGATTATCTGAATGCGGCAGGACTAACCCCCTATCTGGAAACGCTGGGATTCAATCTGGTTGGCTATGGCTGTACCACCTGCATCGGTAACTCTGGGCCACTGTTAGCACCGATTGAAGAGGCTATCAAACAGGGAGATTTAACTGTTGGTGCCGTGCTATCCGGTAACCGTAACTTTGAAGGTCGAATTCACCCTCTGGTTAAAACTAACTGGTTAGCTTCTCCACCGCTGGTGGTCGCTTATGCGCTGGCAGGCAACATGAATGTTGATTTATCTCGGGATCCGCTGGGGTATGATAAGCAAGGATATCCAGTCTATCTGAAAGATATCTGGCCTTCTTCCCATGAAATTGCTCAGGCCGTTGAAGGGGTTACCGCAGCCATGTTCCGAAAAGAATATGCGGAAGTGTTTAATGGTGATGAAGAGTGGCAATCAATCAAGATTGAAGCGTCACAAACCTATCACTGGCAGGAGGATTCGACCTATATTCGTCATCCCCCTTTCTTTACCACCATGCAAGCGACACCAGAAGCGGTACAAGACATTCATCATGCCCGCATTTTGGCTCTGCTGGGAGATTCCGTCACCACTGACCATATTTCTCCGGCGGGTAATATTAAGGCCAATAGCCCGGCGGGAATTTATCTCAATAATCACGGTATTGAAGCTAAAGATTTCAACTCTTACGGCTCACGCAGGGGTAATCATGAAGTGATGATGCGCGGTACGTTTGCCAATATCCGTATTCGTAATGAGATGGTTCCCGGTGTCGAGGGTGGCTTTACGCGTTACGTTCCCACCAAAGAAATACTGCCTATTTACGATGCCGCAATGCGTTACCAGCAAGACAATGTACCGCTGGCAGTGATCGTGGGTAAAGAGTATGGCTCCGGTTCCAGCCGCGATTGGGCGGCAAAAGGCCCAATGCTGCTGGGGGTTCGCGTAGTGATTGCTGAATCCTTTGAGCGTATCCATCGCTCTAATCTGATTGGCATGGGCATTTTACCACTGGAGTTTGCGCCAGGGATCACCCGAAAATCTCTGGGTTTAACCGGTGATGAAACCATTACCGTGACCCAGTTGGCAGCGCTGCAACCGGGCCAAACCGTCACCATCATTATCACTCACGCTGATGGTCACCATCACATCATTAATACCCGTTGCCGTATCGATACAGGTAATGAGCTAACCTACTACCAGAACGGCGGTATTTTGCATTATGTGATCAGAAAAATGTTGTAA
- the kdgT gene encoding 2-keto-3-deoxygluconate transporter, with product MKIKQAIDKIPGGLMLVPLFLGAICHTLSPGAGKYFGSFTNGLITGTVPILAVWFFCMGASIQLSATGTVLRKSGTLVITKIATAWVVAAIASQFIPEYGVEVGFFAGMSTLALVAAMDMTNGGLYASIMQQYGSKEEAGAFVLMSVESGPLMTMIILGTAGIASFEPQVFVGAVLPFLIGFALGNLDPELREFFSKAVHTLIPFFAFALGNTINLGVILETGLLGILLGVGVIIITGIPLIIADKFIGGGNGTAGVAASSTAGAAVATPVLIAEMLPQFKPVAPAATALVATSVIVTSVLVPIITAMWAKRMGNKPAVRETETAGLAEKA from the coding sequence ATGAAAATTAAGCAGGCCATTGACAAAATCCCTGGCGGATTAATGCTAGTTCCTCTGTTTTTAGGTGCCATTTGCCATACTCTGTCTCCTGGCGCAGGTAAATATTTTGGTTCATTCACTAACGGTTTAATCACAGGTACGGTGCCAATTCTGGCCGTTTGGTTCTTCTGTATGGGGGCATCCATTCAGTTAAGCGCAACGGGTACGGTATTACGTAAGTCTGGTACGCTGGTTATTACTAAAATTGCCACGGCCTGGGTGGTTGCAGCCATTGCATCACAATTCATTCCTGAATACGGTGTTGAAGTTGGCTTCTTCGCGGGTATGTCTACACTGGCATTAGTGGCTGCAATGGACATGACTAACGGTGGCCTATACGCCTCTATCATGCAGCAATATGGTTCAAAAGAAGAAGCCGGTGCATTCGTACTCATGTCCGTTGAATCGGGTCCGCTCATGACCATGATTATTCTGGGTACTGCGGGCATTGCCTCATTCGAACCGCAAGTTTTCGTTGGTGCTGTTCTACCATTCCTGATTGGTTTTGCACTGGGTAACTTGGATCCTGAACTCCGTGAATTCTTCAGTAAAGCGGTGCATACCCTGATTCCATTCTTCGCCTTCGCATTAGGTAATACCATCAACCTAGGCGTTATTCTGGAAACCGGTCTGCTGGGCATCCTGCTAGGCGTAGGGGTCATTATCATCACCGGTATCCCGTTAATTATTGCCGACAAATTTATCGGTGGGGGTAACGGAACCGCTGGCGTCGCCGCCTCAAGTACAGCAGGTGCTGCGGTTGCTACACCGGTACTGATTGCAGAAATGCTGCCTCAGTTTAAGCCAGTTGCTCCGGCTGCAACTGCGCTGGTTGCGACTTCGGTTATTGTGACTTCAGTTCTGGTGCCAATCATTACCGCAATGTGGGCGAAACGCATGGGGAATAAGCCCGCGGTGCGAGAAACTGAAACCGCAGGCCTCGCTGAAAAAGCTTAA
- a CDS encoding nuclear transport factor 2 family protein, whose product MKKLLGSALFSLLISGTCFAQSADVTAVNNAVENMRLAMLSAKKAELEKIGAPNLSYGHSSGRVENNAEFVDAIVSGKSSFVTLNLNDQTVNVEGDVAIARHIFEAKTNDSGKPGEVKIGVMQVWQKDKVGNWKLLARQAYKLPQPQ is encoded by the coding sequence ATGAAAAAATTATTAGGTTCAGCACTGTTCTCATTGTTAATCAGTGGTACATGTTTTGCTCAAAGTGCGGATGTCACTGCGGTAAATAATGCCGTCGAAAACATGCGTCTGGCGATGTTAAGCGCCAAGAAAGCCGAGCTAGAAAAAATTGGCGCACCAAACCTCAGCTACGGTCACTCCAGTGGTCGCGTTGAGAATAACGCCGAATTTGTCGATGCGATTGTTAGCGGAAAATCCAGCTTCGTGACCCTGAATCTGAATGACCAAACGGTCAACGTAGAGGGTGACGTGGCTATTGCTCGACACATTTTTGAAGCCAAAACCAACGACAGCGGTAAGCCCGGTGAAGTGAAAATTGGTGTCATGCAAGTATGGCAAAAAGATAAGGTCGGCAACTGGAAACTGTTGGCCCGCCAAGCTTATAAACTTCCACAACCACAATAA
- the kduI gene encoding 5-dehydro-4-deoxy-D-glucuronate isomerase: MQVRQSIHSDHAKKLDTTELRREFLIEKIFEADQYTMTYSHIDRIIVGGIMPVSKSVTIGTEVGKQLGVSYFLERREFGAINIGGAGVITVDGTRYQVGNEEAIYIGKGAKEVIFSSADAAKPAKFYYNCAPAHMAYPTKLITRADVTPMTVGSPETSNLRTINKYLIPEVVDTCQLSMGLTKLAEGSLWNTMPTHTHERRMEAYFYFNIDEENAVFHMMGQPQETRHILVHNEQAVLSPSWSIHSGVGTKNYTFIWGMIGENQTYDDMDHVKIKDIR, encoded by the coding sequence ATGCAAGTTCGTCAAAGTATTCATAGCGATCACGCTAAAAAACTGGATACCACTGAACTACGCCGCGAATTCCTGATTGAAAAAATCTTTGAAGCGGACCAATACACCATGACTTACAGCCATATCGACCGCATCATCGTCGGTGGCATCATGCCGGTCAGCAAGAGTGTCACTATCGGTACTGAAGTGGGTAAACAACTGGGGGTGAGTTACTTCCTTGAACGCCGTGAATTTGGTGCAATTAATATCGGTGGTGCGGGCGTCATCACCGTTGATGGCACTCGTTATCAGGTGGGCAATGAAGAAGCGATCTACATCGGTAAAGGCGCAAAAGAAGTGATTTTCAGCAGCGCTGATGCCGCGAAACCCGCCAAGTTCTACTATAACTGTGCACCAGCCCATATGGCTTATCCGACTAAGCTAATCACCCGTGCAGATGTTACCCCGATGACCGTCGGTAGCCCAGAAACCAGCAACCTGCGTACCATTAACAAATACCTGATTCCTGAAGTGGTAGATACTTGCCAGTTAAGCATGGGCTTAACCAAGCTGGCTGAAGGTAGCTTATGGAACACCATGCCAACGCATACTCATGAGCGCCGTATGGAAGCCTATTTCTACTTCAATATTGATGAAGAAAATGCCGTATTCCACATGATGGGCCAGCCGCAAGAAACTCGTCATATTCTGGTACATAACGAGCAAGCAGTCCTTTCACCAAGCTGGTCAATTCACTCCGGTGTGGGGACTAAAAACTATACCTTCATCTGGGGCATGATTGGTGAAAACCAAACCTACGATGATATGGACCATGTGAAGATCAAAGATATCCGCTAA
- the kduD gene encoding 2-dehydro-3-deoxy-D-gluconate 5-dehydrogenase KduD, protein MILDSFNLKGKVAMITGCDTGLGQGMALGLAQAGCDIVGVNITEPTETIEKVKALGRRFLSLTADLSSIECIPVLLEKVLAEYGKIDILVNNAGIIRREDAIDFTEKNWDDVMNLNIKTVFFMSQAVARQFIKQGHGGKIINIASMLSYQGGIRVPSYTASKSAVMGVTRLLANEWAKHGINVNAIAPGYMATNNTQQLRADESRSAEILDRIPAGRWGLPDDLMGPAVFLSSPASDYINGYTIAVDGGWLAR, encoded by the coding sequence ATGATTTTAGATTCTTTCAATTTGAAAGGTAAAGTAGCCATGATCACCGGTTGTGATACCGGTTTAGGTCAAGGTATGGCATTAGGGCTGGCACAAGCCGGCTGTGACATTGTTGGTGTAAATATCACCGAACCGACCGAAACTATCGAGAAAGTTAAGGCACTGGGCCGCCGTTTCTTAAGCCTGACCGCAGACCTAAGCAGTATTGAATGCATCCCTGTTCTGCTGGAAAAAGTACTGGCTGAGTACGGTAAAATCGACATTCTGGTTAACAATGCCGGTATTATCCGCCGTGAAGATGCCATCGATTTCACCGAAAAGAACTGGGATGATGTGATGAACCTCAACATCAAAACCGTCTTCTTTATGTCTCAGGCGGTGGCTCGTCAATTTATCAAGCAGGGCCACGGCGGTAAAATTATCAATATTGCATCCATGCTCTCTTATCAGGGCGGTATCCGCGTTCCTTCTTATACCGCGTCGAAAAGTGCGGTGATGGGGGTTACCCGCCTGCTGGCTAACGAGTGGGCCAAACACGGTATTAACGTTAACGCTATTGCGCCTGGCTATATGGCAACCAACAATACTCAGCAACTGCGTGCGGACGAAAGCCGCAGTGCAGAAATTCTGGATCGTATTCCCGCTGGCCGTTGGGGCTTACCAGACGATCTGATGGGCCCGGCAGTATTCCTCTCCTCTCCGGCTTCTGACTATATTAATGGCTACACCATTGCCGTTGATGGCGGTTGGTTAGCTCGCTAA
- a CDS encoding DUF3828 domain-containing protein, with the protein MLKKMFLLVLLLATPALWQNVLATERAVEKQATPQQQVIEFYHWYMTHIERLPSADPEDKKTFEKYISQETLDLLNKINSSENPLDADYYLSAQDYGDNWGSEISLLRESIDDTHAEVDIHLGKTDEFEQTLYISLRLEHGVWKIYRVQDKVTDNDLSTWVEPKQ; encoded by the coding sequence ATGCTGAAAAAAATGTTCTTATTGGTATTGCTACTGGCAACACCGGCTTTATGGCAAAACGTACTGGCTACAGAACGGGCGGTTGAAAAACAGGCGACGCCACAACAACAAGTTATCGAGTTTTATCACTGGTATATGACCCATATCGAACGCCTGCCATCAGCAGATCCAGAAGATAAAAAAACCTTCGAGAAATACATCAGTCAGGAAACCCTTGACCTGTTGAATAAAATTAATAGCAGTGAAAATCCATTAGATGCCGATTATTATCTCAGCGCTCAGGATTATGGCGACAACTGGGGCTCAGAGATCTCGCTATTGCGTGAGTCAATTGACGATACTCACGCCGAAGTGGACATTCACTTAGGTAAGACCGATGAGTTTGAGCAGACTTTGTATATCTCCCTGCGGTTGGAGCATGGCGTATGGAAGATCTATCGCGTACAGGACAAAGTAACTGACAATGATCTCTCGACTTGGGTTGAGCCAAAGCAATAA